In a single window of the Ancylobacter polymorphus genome:
- the tnpC gene encoding IS66 family transposase, which produces MDPLPSDLAAAHAMILAERSARLEAEATVARERAANSSTDALIARLKLEIEKLRRELYGTRSERKARLLDQLEMQLEDLEADATEDELAAEAAAQTANVASFERKRPARKPFPDHLPRERVIVAAPESCPCCGSGRLVKLGEDITETLEVIPRQWKVIQTVRERFSCRACEAVTQAPAPFHVIPRGHVGPNLLAMVLFEKFGQHQPLNRQSERYAREGIDLPLSTLADHVGACAAALHPLHVLLERHVMAADRLHGDDTPVPILAKGTTDTGRAWVYVRDDRPFGGADPPAVLFRASRDRSGEHPQEHLTHFTGSLQADAYAGYNRLLAPDRQPGPIVEALCWAHARRKLFELADIAANRRRGRNAAPISPIAFEAVARIDALFDMEREINGLSADQRRAVRQERSAPLVAELEVWMREHRARLSRHAPVAQAMDYMLRRWDAFARFLDDGHVCLTNNAAERALRGIALGRKAWLFAGSDRGAERAAVMYSLIGTARLNDIDPQAWLADVLARIADMPQNRLAELLPWNWHAAREPGSLAA; this is translated from the coding sequence ATGGATCCTTTGCCGAGCGACCTTGCCGCGGCCCACGCCATGATCCTGGCGGAGCGTAGCGCGCGGCTGGAAGCCGAGGCGACCGTCGCCCGGGAGCGCGCTGCGAACAGCAGCACGGATGCCCTCATCGCGCGGCTGAAGCTGGAGATCGAGAAGCTCCGGCGCGAGCTTTACGGCACGCGCTCGGAGCGCAAGGCACGGCTGCTCGACCAGCTGGAGATGCAGCTCGAGGACCTGGAGGCTGACGCCACCGAAGACGAACTGGCCGCGGAAGCCGCAGCACAAACGGCCAATGTGGCGTCCTTCGAGCGCAAGCGGCCGGCACGCAAGCCGTTCCCTGATCATCTCCCGCGTGAGCGCGTCATCGTCGCCGCACCCGAGAGCTGCCCGTGCTGCGGATCCGGCAGACTGGTGAAGCTCGGGGAAGATATCACCGAGACGCTGGAGGTGATCCCGCGCCAGTGGAAGGTGATCCAGACGGTGCGCGAGCGCTTCTCCTGCCGGGCCTGCGAGGCGGTGACCCAGGCGCCGGCGCCGTTCCACGTCATCCCGCGCGGCCATGTCGGGCCGAACCTGCTGGCTATGGTGCTGTTCGAGAAGTTCGGCCAGCACCAGCCTCTGAACCGGCAGAGCGAGCGCTATGCTCGCGAGGGCATCGATCTGCCGCTGTCGACGCTGGCCGATCATGTCGGCGCCTGCGCCGCAGCGCTGCACCCGTTGCACGTGCTGCTCGAGCGCCATGTCATGGCGGCAGATCGCCTGCATGGCGACGACACGCCGGTGCCGATCCTGGCGAAGGGCACGACCGACACCGGTCGAGCCTGGGTGTATGTGCGCGACGATCGGCCCTTCGGCGGCGCCGATCCGCCGGCGGTGTTGTTCCGGGCATCACGCGACCGCTCGGGCGAACACCCGCAAGAGCATCTGACGCACTTCACCGGCAGCCTGCAGGCCGACGCCTATGCCGGTTACAATCGCCTGCTCGCTCCCGACCGCCAGCCGGGGCCGATCGTCGAGGCCCTGTGCTGGGCTCATGCACGCCGCAAGTTATTCGAGCTCGCCGACATCGCGGCGAACCGCCGGCGTGGGCGTAACGCCGCACCGATCTCACCGATTGCCTTCGAGGCCGTCGCCCGCATCGACGCGCTGTTCGACATGGAGCGTGAGATCAATGGCCTGAGTGCCGATCAGCGCCGAGCCGTTCGCCAGGAGCGCAGCGCTCCTCTCGTCGCCGAGCTTGAGGTTTGGATGCGCGAGCATCGCGCCAGGCTCTCCCGCCATGCACCTGTCGCCCAGGCCATGGACTACATGCTGCGGCGCTGGGACGCCTTCGCCCGCTTCCTCGATGACGGACACGTCTGCCTCACGAACAATGCGGCAGAACGGGCGCTGCGCGGCATCGCCCTCGGCCGCAAGGCCTGGCTGTTCGCCGGTTCCGACCGCGGCGCCGAGCGCGCCGCCGTCATGTACAGCCTGATCGGGACCGCCCGGCTCAACGACATCGATCCGCAGGCCTGGCTCGCTGACGTGCTCGCTCGCATCGCAGACATGCCGCAGAACCGGCTCGCCGAGCTGCTGCCCTGGAACTGGCATGCGGCGCGAGAGCCCGGGAGTCTCGCGGCATGA
- the tnpB gene encoding IS66 family insertion sequence element accessory protein TnpB (TnpB, as the term is used for proteins encoded by IS66 family insertion elements, is considered an accessory protein, since TnpC, encoded by a neighboring gene, is a DDE family transposase.), with translation MIPVPSGVRVWLATGHTDMRKGFAGLALQVQEVLRRDPHCGHLFVFRGKRGDLVKVIWHDGQGACLFSKRLERGGFLWPSPADGMVTITPAQLGYLLEGIDWRHPQRTWRPGASG, from the coding sequence ATGATCCCAGTTCCAAGCGGGGTTCGGGTGTGGCTGGCGACGGGCCACACGGATATGAGGAAGGGCTTCGCGGGTCTGGCATTGCAGGTCCAGGAAGTTCTACGGCGCGATCCCCATTGCGGGCACCTGTTCGTATTCCGGGGCAAGCGCGGCGATCTGGTGAAGGTGATCTGGCATGACGGCCAGGGCGCCTGCCTGTTCTCGAAGCGGCTGGAGCGGGGTGGTTTTCTGTGGCCGTCTCCGGCCGACGGCATGGTGACGATCACCCCTGCGCAGCTCGGCTATCTGCTGGAAGGCATAGACTGGCGGCATCCGCAGAGGACGTGGCGACCGGGCGCATCGGGGTAA
- a CDS encoding transposase — protein MDAEETYVRRRRWSWAEKRAVVEEAAASGNVIETAKRHGIQAQQIYRWRERLSERMEPAGFAAVSVIDPPKALPAPMPGMDRLEGCSTSSTAHTDTRIEIASAGGVTVSLPVGSSAEFVVAIAGGLSRGRR, from the coding sequence GTGGACGCAGAAGAGACCTATGTACGGCGTCGGCGCTGGAGTTGGGCCGAGAAGCGAGCGGTCGTTGAAGAGGCGGCCGCGAGCGGCAACGTCATCGAGACGGCGAAGCGCCATGGCATCCAGGCGCAGCAGATTTATCGATGGCGCGAACGCCTTTCCGAACGGATGGAACCTGCAGGGTTTGCGGCAGTGTCAGTTATTGATCCACCGAAGGCTCTTCCAGCACCGATGCCGGGTATGGATCGTCTGGAGGGATGTTCCACATCCAGCACTGCCCACACCGACACTCGGATCGAGATCGCGTCGGCTGGAGGTGTGACGGTTAGCCTGCCTGTCGGGTCCTCAGCGGAGTTCGTGGTGGCGATTGCTGGCGGGCTATCGCGAGGCCGGCGATGA
- a CDS encoding acyltransferase family protein has protein sequence MMPAPSDRPAARLDSLQLGRALAAAAVVAHHAALASDAFTSESWGLLRELGSYGVDYFFVLSGFIIYYVHGSDPKNAYYAFIFMEKRIIRVYVPYLPISIAMIILYIALPTISQGGRDWGLVSSLTLLPMDSPPALNVAWTLVFEMIFYVIFALSYYTNCFLFASLVWPALTLAINIIGFYSEITSPLWTHVFNLLILEFVAGVLMSFLFLRLPTAFWPVPTVAGVILSAIYFIVPPTHHIPFGLALAPLVLGLAQMETHYSLRLPGPILLLGAASYAMYLVHSPLQSLLARVLQPLDSWILTFTACSVFGIVAGIAYHLLFERPMLRRLSRRTGSRSA, from the coding sequence ATGATGCCCGCTCCGTCCGATCGTCCCGCCGCCAGGCTGGACAGCCTCCAGCTTGGGCGAGCCCTCGCGGCGGCTGCCGTTGTCGCGCACCATGCCGCCCTGGCGAGCGACGCCTTCACTTCCGAGAGCTGGGGTCTTCTCCGCGAACTTGGATCCTATGGCGTAGATTATTTTTTCGTTCTAAGCGGATTCATCATATATTATGTACACGGGAGCGATCCAAAGAACGCCTATTATGCGTTTATATTTATGGAAAAGCGCATAATACGCGTTTATGTGCCTTATCTTCCTATATCTATTGCAATGATTATTCTCTACATTGCCCTTCCGACGATATCACAAGGAGGGCGAGACTGGGGATTGGTCAGCTCCCTGACTCTTCTTCCAATGGACTCGCCGCCGGCACTTAACGTCGCTTGGACGCTCGTATTTGAGATGATTTTTTACGTCATATTTGCCCTTTCATACTATACTAATTGTTTTCTTTTTGCCTCTTTGGTATGGCCTGCTCTGACTTTGGCAATAAACATAATTGGTTTCTACAGTGAAATTACATCTCCCCTTTGGACGCATGTCTTCAATTTGTTGATTCTCGAATTCGTCGCCGGCGTTCTGATGTCTTTCCTCTTCCTGCGCCTGCCAACCGCTTTCTGGCCTGTTCCGACAGTCGCGGGCGTGATTCTGTCGGCGATCTACTTCATCGTCCCGCCGACGCACCACATACCGTTCGGCCTGGCTCTCGCTCCGCTCGTCCTGGGTCTGGCGCAGATGGAGACGCATTATTCGCTGCGCCTGCCCGGCCCGATCCTGCTTCTCGGCGCGGCCTCTTATGCGATGTATCTCGTTCACTCGCCGCTTCAGTCGCTGCTGGCGCGCGTTCTCCAGCCGCTGGACAGCTGGATACTGACATTCACGGCCTGCAGCGTGTTCGGTATCGTTGCGGGAATTGCCTATCATCTCCTGTTCGAGCGGCCCATGCTGCGCCGCTTGTCGCGACGAACAGGGTCCCGCTCCGCCTGA
- a CDS encoding glycosyltransferase family 4 protein: MHILMTVNAAWNIWNFRRPVVQALLADGHLLTVLAPPDESVAELERLGCRVLPLAMNAKGLNPAEGLQLLRRFKQVFRTERPDIVLSFTIKNNIFGAMAAQTVGVPFLPNVTGLGTAFLSGGLLQVIAEVLYRRAFGRLPIIYFQNSDDRDLFLQRHLVKAAQARILPGSGIDLVRFTAAEMPSPEAPPVFLMIARLLRDKGVHEFVEAARQVRARHPTVRFQLLGAAGSENRSSIDAPTLQKWVAEGAVEYLGTTQDVRPHIAAASCVVLPSYREGAPRTLIEAAAMARPLIATDVPGCRAVIDRDISGYLCDVRSAASLAAAIERFLGLSEEARRAMGRAGRAKMERDFDEALVVAAYRRAIAQLAGGS, encoded by the coding sequence TTGCACATCCTCATGACGGTCAACGCGGCCTGGAACATCTGGAACTTCCGCCGCCCCGTCGTCCAGGCCCTGCTCGCCGACGGCCACCTTCTGACTGTGCTGGCGCCGCCCGACGAGAGCGTGGCCGAACTCGAGAGGCTCGGATGCCGCGTCCTGCCGCTCGCAATGAACGCGAAAGGGCTCAACCCCGCCGAGGGCCTGCAGCTTCTGCGCCGCTTCAAGCAGGTTTTCCGCACCGAGCGCCCGGATATAGTGCTGAGCTTCACGATCAAGAACAACATCTTCGGCGCAATGGCGGCGCAGACGGTGGGCGTGCCCTTCCTGCCGAACGTCACCGGCCTCGGCACTGCCTTCCTTTCCGGCGGCCTTCTGCAGGTCATTGCCGAAGTGCTCTACCGGCGGGCCTTTGGCCGCCTTCCCATCATCTACTTCCAGAATAGCGACGACCGCGATCTTTTCCTGCAGCGCCATCTGGTCAAGGCCGCTCAGGCCCGCATCCTGCCGGGATCGGGCATCGACCTTGTCCGTTTCACCGCGGCGGAGATGCCGTCGCCCGAGGCGCCACCGGTCTTTCTGATGATCGCGCGCCTGTTGCGGGACAAGGGAGTACACGAATTCGTCGAGGCGGCGCGACAGGTCCGGGCACGCCATCCAACCGTGCGCTTCCAGCTTCTCGGCGCCGCCGGCTCCGAGAACCGCTCCTCCATCGACGCGCCGACCTTGCAGAAATGGGTGGCGGAGGGAGCCGTCGAGTATCTCGGCACGACGCAGGATGTGCGCCCCCACATTGCCGCCGCGAGCTGCGTCGTGCTGCCTTCCTACCGCGAGGGGGCGCCGCGCACCCTTATCGAGGCCGCCGCCATGGCTCGACCGCTGATCGCCACAGATGTGCCGGGGTGCCGTGCGGTGATCGACAGGGACATCAGCGGCTATTTGTGCGATGTCCGAAGCGCAGCAAGTCTTGCCGCGGCGATCGAGCGCTTTCTGGGCCTCTCCGAGGAGGCCCGCCGCGCGATGGGCCGCGCCGGGCGGGCCAAGATGGAGCGCGACTTCGACGAGGCGCTCGTCGTTGCCGCCTATCGCCGGGCCATCGCCCAGCTGGCCGGAGGGAGTTGA
- a CDS encoding sugar transferase yields the protein MAKVRVALLVLDVAVVAAAACASVMLRDPPDQWAHRFLDLRPYLVFSLIAAAIVLPVAGTSRDLWRYASFNDFLRIMLAAVVIVLAASSGTFAYNRLVGLARTIPLIHVLLIIGFMCGIRVAARLLHGFKSRPSTAARIGDNPTTESVLLVGDNAVAELFIRAARELGHGPIHVAGVLSTSGRHKGRRLQEVEIMGEAEELPEILRRLEIHGVDVTRIAVAVPAAQLSPEARELLQDLEGRIGILVDYLAERLGFTATPGKVQDWPPANSELDRLPALRDVVVCAELQRGYWPVKRLFDFVVVLAILVVAVPLMLIVAVLVALDVGNPVLFWQERWGRFGRRLRLYKFRTMRPAHDTDGSRIEEARRTSRIGNFLRKTRLDELPQLFHILLGEMSFVGPRPLLASEQSSAFTGRLAVRPGLTGWAQVHGGRLISVDDKAAMDLWYIRNASFQLDFVIALKTVRMVLNGDRTEDSVVVTAWREVADWKAELQANRRVHPVPRAGSI from the coding sequence GTGGCAAAAGTGCGGGTGGCTTTATTGGTGCTTGATGTTGCCGTTGTAGCGGCAGCAGCGTGCGCCTCCGTGATGCTCCGCGACCCGCCGGATCAGTGGGCACATCGGTTTCTCGATCTGCGCCCCTATCTTGTCTTCTCGCTCATAGCCGCAGCCATCGTTCTTCCGGTCGCAGGAACGAGCCGCGATCTCTGGCGTTACGCGTCTTTCAACGATTTCTTGCGTATCATGCTGGCGGCCGTCGTCATCGTGCTGGCCGCCTCCAGCGGCACCTTCGCCTACAACCGGCTGGTGGGACTAGCGCGTACGATTCCGTTGATCCACGTCCTGCTCATTATCGGCTTCATGTGCGGGATACGGGTCGCCGCCCGGCTGCTCCATGGTTTCAAGTCGAGACCGAGTACAGCCGCACGGATTGGGGACAACCCTACCACCGAGAGCGTGCTTTTGGTCGGGGACAACGCGGTGGCTGAGCTGTTCATCCGCGCCGCGCGCGAACTTGGCCACGGGCCCATTCACGTGGCCGGCGTTCTCTCGACGAGCGGCCGCCACAAGGGACGCCGGCTTCAGGAAGTCGAGATTATGGGCGAGGCGGAGGAGCTTCCGGAGATCCTGCGCCGCCTCGAAATCCACGGGGTCGACGTGACGCGGATCGCGGTTGCCGTTCCCGCCGCACAGCTCTCGCCCGAGGCGCGCGAACTCCTGCAGGACCTAGAGGGCCGAATCGGCATACTGGTCGACTATCTCGCCGAGCGCCTGGGCTTCACCGCCACCCCCGGCAAGGTGCAGGATTGGCCGCCCGCCAACAGCGAGCTGGACCGCCTGCCCGCGCTCCGGGATGTGGTGGTCTGCGCGGAACTCCAGCGGGGGTACTGGCCGGTTAAACGCCTGTTCGACTTCGTCGTTGTTCTGGCGATCCTTGTCGTTGCAGTCCCGCTCATGCTGATTGTCGCGGTACTGGTCGCACTCGATGTCGGCAACCCCGTGCTTTTCTGGCAGGAGCGCTGGGGGCGCTTCGGCCGGCGCCTCCGGCTGTACAAGTTCCGCACCATGCGGCCAGCCCACGACACTGACGGTTCGCGCATCGAAGAGGCCCGTCGCACCTCGCGGATCGGTAATTTTCTGCGCAAGACCCGGCTGGACGAGTTGCCGCAACTCTTTCACATCCTGCTTGGAGAGATGTCCTTCGTCGGCCCGCGGCCGCTGCTCGCAAGCGAACAATCCTCCGCCTTCACCGGGCGCCTCGCCGTGCGGCCGGGACTGACGGGCTGGGCGCAGGTCCATGGCGGCCGGCTGATCTCGGTCGACGACAAGGCGGCAATGGATCTTTGGTACATCCGCAATGCCAGCTTCCAACTCGATTTCGTGATTGCGCTCAAGACCGTGCGGATGGTCCTCAATGGCGACCGTACCGAAGACAGCGTTGTTGTCACGGCTTGGCGGGAGGTGGCGGACTGGAAGGCCGAGCTTCAGGCCAATCGGCGGGTGCATCCGGTGCCGAGGGCCGGCTCCATATAG
- a CDS encoding transketolase, with amino-acid sequence MVKIAANSADDIAILRELERKILWLATWTIHNANHVRPNVDGLKVGGHQASSASMATIMTALYLKALRPQDRVAVKPHASPIFHAIQYLSGKQTREKLENFRGFGGAQSYPSRTKDIDDVDFSTGSVGLGVAQTLFASLVQDYLAAKGLGKGPEGKMIALVGDAEMDEGNIFEALLEGWKHGLRNTWWIVDYNRQSLDAVVREGLWERFESIFRSFGWDVVILKYGQLQEAAFQEPGGQALKRWIDTCPNPLYSALTFQGGRAWRKRLMDDIGDQGEVAALIERRSDAELAALMGNLGGHDLPSLIEAFEQARAHDRPVCFIAYTIKGFGLPLAGHKDNHAGLMTPGQLEGLRASHGVREGHEWDRFEGLTTPPAQLQAFLDAVPFCQRSTRRHQPPRIEVPATLDVPLQPAMSTQQGFGLLLNEIGKREDDFARRVVTTSPDVTVSTNLGAWVNRRKLFAREELADTFKKERIPSTYNWEFGPAGQHLELGIAEMNLFTMLSALGLSHSLFGERLLPIGTLYDPFIERGLDALNYACYQDARFILAATPSGVTLAPEGGAHQSIATPLIGMAQDGLASFEPAFVDELAVILRFAFQHAQAEDGGSTYLRLSTRTIDQPRRTMDAALASDIVAGGYWLRRPGPNAQVVIAYTGALAPEAIEAVGLIAEDRRDVGLLAVTSADRLHAGWTAAQRAREGGDSAARAPVEMLLDAVPPGCALISAVDGHPATLGWLGSVHGHRARALGVEHFGQTGTIADLYRHVGIDAQGMVRAAQAMVPGRPIRHLRAVG; translated from the coding sequence ATGGTCAAGATTGCCGCGAACAGTGCCGACGACATCGCCATCCTGCGGGAGCTGGAGCGCAAGATTCTCTGGCTGGCGACGTGGACGATCCACAACGCCAATCATGTCCGCCCCAATGTCGACGGGCTGAAGGTGGGCGGCCATCAGGCCTCCTCCGCCTCCATGGCGACCATCATGACCGCGCTCTACCTCAAGGCGCTGCGGCCGCAGGACCGGGTGGCGGTGAAACCGCATGCGAGCCCGATCTTCCACGCCATCCAGTATCTCTCCGGCAAGCAGACGCGGGAAAAGCTGGAGAATTTCCGCGGCTTTGGCGGTGCGCAGTCCTACCCTTCCCGCACCAAGGACATTGACGACGTCGATTTCTCCACCGGCTCGGTCGGCCTCGGCGTGGCGCAGACCTTGTTCGCCTCGCTGGTGCAGGACTATCTCGCCGCCAAGGGGCTGGGGAAAGGTCCCGAGGGCAAGATGATCGCCCTCGTCGGCGATGCGGAGATGGACGAGGGCAACATCTTCGAGGCGCTGCTTGAGGGGTGGAAGCACGGCCTGCGCAATACGTGGTGGATCGTAGACTATAACCGCCAGAGCCTCGACGCCGTGGTGCGCGAGGGGCTGTGGGAACGGTTCGAATCCATCTTCCGCAGCTTCGGCTGGGATGTGGTGATCCTGAAATATGGCCAGTTGCAGGAGGCGGCGTTCCAGGAGCCGGGCGGGCAGGCGCTCAAGCGCTGGATCGACACCTGCCCCAACCCGCTCTATTCGGCGCTGACCTTCCAGGGCGGCAGGGCGTGGCGCAAAAGGCTGATGGACGATATCGGCGACCAGGGCGAGGTCGCCGCGCTGATCGAGCGGCGCTCGGACGCGGAACTCGCCGCGCTGATGGGCAATCTCGGCGGGCATGATTTGCCCTCGCTGATCGAGGCTTTCGAGCAGGCGCGCGCGCATGACCGCCCGGTGTGCTTCATCGCCTACACCATCAAGGGCTTCGGCCTGCCGCTCGCGGGCCACAAGGACAACCATGCCGGGCTGATGACGCCGGGGCAGCTGGAGGGCCTGCGCGCCAGCCATGGCGTGCGCGAGGGGCATGAGTGGGATCGTTTCGAGGGCCTCACCACCCCACCGGCCCAATTGCAGGCCTTTCTCGACGCGGTGCCGTTCTGCCAGCGAAGCACGCGGCGACACCAGCCGCCAAGGATCGAGGTGCCGGCCACGCTCGACGTGCCGTTGCAGCCCGCCATGTCCACCCAGCAGGGCTTCGGCCTCCTGCTGAACGAGATCGGCAAGCGCGAGGATGATTTCGCCCGCCGCGTCGTCACCACCTCTCCCGACGTGACCGTCTCGACCAATCTCGGCGCCTGGGTCAACCGGCGCAAGCTGTTCGCGCGCGAGGAACTGGCCGACACCTTCAAGAAGGAGCGCATTCCCTCGACCTATAATTGGGAATTCGGCCCCGCCGGCCAGCACCTGGAGCTCGGCATCGCCGAGATGAACCTGTTCACGATGCTCTCGGCGCTCGGCCTGTCGCATTCCCTGTTCGGCGAGCGGCTGCTGCCCATCGGCACGCTGTACGATCCCTTCATCGAGCGCGGACTCGATGCGCTGAACTATGCCTGCTACCAGGACGCCCGCTTCATCCTCGCCGCCACCCCTTCCGGGGTGACGCTGGCGCCGGAAGGCGGCGCGCACCAGTCGATCGCCACGCCGCTGATCGGCATGGCGCAGGACGGGCTGGCGAGCTTCGAGCCGGCCTTTGTCGACGAGCTCGCGGTGATTCTGCGCTTCGCCTTCCAGCATGCGCAGGCGGAAGATGGCGGCTCGACCTATCTGCGCCTCTCTACCCGCACCATCGACCAGCCGCGCCGGACCATGGACGCGGCGCTGGCCAGCGACATCGTGGCCGGCGGCTACTGGCTGCGCCGGCCGGGGCCGAACGCGCAAGTGGTGATCGCCTATACCGGTGCGCTGGCGCCGGAAGCCATCGAGGCGGTGGGGCTGATCGCCGAGGACCGGCGCGATGTCGGCCTGCTCGCCGTCACCTCCGCCGACCGGCTGCATGCCGGCTGGACGGCGGCGCAGCGCGCCCGCGAAGGCGGCGACAGCGCGGCCCGCGCTCCTGTCGAAATGCTGCTCGACGCCGTGCCGCCGGGCTGCGCCCTCATCTCCGCCGTGGACGGCCACCCCGCGACGTTGGGCTGGCTGGGTTCCGTGCACGGCCACCGCGCCCGGGCGCTCGGCGTCGAGCATTTCGGCCAGACCGGCACCATCGCCGATCTCTACCGGCATGTCGGCATCGACGCGCAAGGCATGGTGCGCGCGGCGCAGGCGATGGTGCCGGGCCGGCCGATCCGCCATCTGCGCGCGGTGGGCTGA
- a CDS encoding Lrp/AsnC family transcriptional regulator, whose amino-acid sequence MPEVRIDTIDRKILAILQQDAHTTMEKLAAAVGLSPSPCARRVRNLEASGVIKRYVAVVDQDKAGLPVSVFASIRLERQREDELDRFAKAIARWPEIVECYLMTGQRDYLLRIVVKDLPAYEAFLKRTLTRLDGVASIESSFALSQVKHAQALPME is encoded by the coding sequence ATGCCAGAAGTCAGAATCGATACCATCGATCGAAAAATCCTCGCCATCCTCCAGCAGGACGCACACACCACGATGGAGAAGCTGGCGGCGGCGGTGGGGCTTTCGCCTTCGCCCTGCGCCCGGCGGGTGCGCAACCTCGAAGCGTCAGGCGTTATCAAGCGCTATGTCGCGGTGGTCGACCAGGACAAGGCCGGCCTGCCGGTCAGCGTCTTCGCCTCCATCCGGCTGGAGCGCCAGCGCGAGGACGAACTCGACCGTTTCGCCAAGGCCATCGCCCGCTGGCCGGAAATCGTCGAGTGCTATCTGATGACCGGCCAGAGGGATTATCTGCTGCGCATCGTGGTCAAGGACCTGCCGGCTTATGAGGCCTTCCTCAAGCGCACCCTCACCCGGTTGGACGGCGTCGCCTCGATCGAATCGAGCTTCGCGCTGAGCCAGGTAAAGCACGCCCAGGCGCTGCCGATGGAGTGA